In Geopsychrobacter electrodiphilus DSM 16401, a single window of DNA contains:
- a CDS encoding 4Fe-4S dicluster domain-containing protein, whose translation MKRRDFIKSTAVFVSGAAVSTSALVMLDPQEVLAENPELRWGFLVDTLKCVGCGMCVKACKLENDIPYDANVTRTWVERYVMTRDGEVFKDCPKGARDGYTSKLIDENASGMKLVSDKDITQAFFVPKLCNHCELPACVQVCPVGATYGTKDGVVLIDRTWCIGCGYCIMACPYGVRFFHPVVHTADKCTLCYHRISNGGNTACAQACPFGARKLANLRDHKDPVTKIIMTQRVGVLRPEYGTKPQCYYIGLNEEVR comes from the coding sequence ATGAAGAGACGCGATTTTATTAAAAGTACCGCTGTCTTTGTCTCTGGAGCGGCGGTCTCGACATCAGCTCTGGTAATGCTCGATCCTCAGGAAGTTCTTGCAGAGAACCCTGAATTGCGCTGGGGATTTCTGGTTGATACGCTTAAGTGTGTTGGTTGCGGTATGTGTGTCAAGGCCTGCAAACTGGAAAATGATATCCCCTATGATGCCAATGTGACCCGAACCTGGGTCGAGCGTTATGTGATGACCCGGGATGGAGAGGTGTTCAAGGATTGTCCCAAAGGTGCGCGTGACGGCTACACCAGTAAGTTGATTGATGAAAATGCCTCGGGAATGAAGCTGGTGTCAGACAAGGACATTACCCAGGCGTTTTTCGTGCCCAAGCTCTGCAATCACTGTGAATTGCCTGCTTGTGTTCAGGTCTGTCCGGTCGGTGCGACTTACGGGACCAAGGATGGCGTGGTCCTGATTGACCGCACCTGGTGTATCGGTTGCGGTTACTGCATCATGGCCTGTCCCTACGGTGTGCGTTTTTTCCACCCGGTGGTTCATACTGCGGACAAATGTACGCTCTGCTATCACCGGATCAGCAACGGTGGCAACACCGCCTGTGCTCAGGCTTGCCCCTTTGGTGCCCGCAAGTTGGCGAACCTGCGTGATCATAAAGATCCAGTTACCAAGATCATTATGACGCAACGGGTCGGGGTCTTGCGCCCGGAGTATGGGACCAAGCCACAATGTTATTACATTGGATTAAACGAGGAGGTGCGCTGA
- the nrfD gene encoding NrfD/PsrC family molybdoenzyme membrane anchor subunit yields the protein MVHGEVWTIKDLFVLPNEYIYWAIQIVLYPYMTGLVAGAFVLSSLYHVFAVEKLKEIARFALVFSFALLPVAMMPLLLHLQQPLRGINVMMTPHFTSAISAFGIVFMTYGCIVASEIWFVYRKFIVQSIHRLGNKQRKGVEGLLLMIYKVISLGAMDLSPEALEADHKATKVLAGIGIPVACFLHGYAGFIFGSVKANALWMTPLMPVIFIMSAIVSGIALCIVCYALFMWLRRWALARGKNYFLPDQLAGTMNLSVEEMHEMHDYETTLTAKYLRIFMILAITLELLDIIFRGYTAVKSWDIVREVIYERDFVKIFVFQYGIGNALPFVMLLLPGLTTRRACLASVLVLFGVFMMRWNVVIGGQSFSLTFDGFMDYVMPIIPHNLETFKEGLGGALLVAATPFVIFYFLNMIFPAFYNDDEAH from the coding sequence ATGGTTCATGGCGAGGTCTGGACGATCAAGGACCTCTTCGTCCTGCCAAATGAATATATTTATTGGGCGATTCAGATCGTTCTTTACCCCTACATGACTGGCTTAGTGGCCGGAGCGTTCGTTCTTTCTTCGCTATACCACGTTTTCGCGGTCGAAAAACTTAAGGAAATTGCCCGGTTCGCGCTGGTCTTCTCTTTTGCCCTGCTTCCGGTCGCGATGATGCCGCTGCTGTTGCATCTGCAACAGCCGCTTCGCGGGATCAACGTCATGATGACGCCGCATTTTACCTCGGCCATTTCGGCCTTCGGTATCGTCTTTATGACCTATGGCTGTATCGTTGCCTCCGAGATCTGGTTCGTCTACCGCAAATTTATTGTCCAGAGCATCCATCGGCTTGGAAATAAGCAACGCAAAGGAGTCGAAGGCCTGCTGCTGATGATTTATAAGGTTATAAGTCTCGGCGCCATGGATCTCAGTCCTGAAGCGTTGGAGGCGGATCATAAGGCCACCAAGGTTCTGGCCGGGATCGGGATTCCGGTCGCCTGTTTTCTCCACGGTTATGCCGGTTTCATTTTTGGCTCGGTTAAGGCGAATGCCTTGTGGATGACGCCGTTGATGCCGGTTATTTTTATTATGTCGGCGATTGTTTCGGGGATCGCCCTGTGTATTGTCTGTTACGCGCTCTTCATGTGGCTGCGGCGTTGGGCTCTGGCCCGCGGCAAGAACTATTTTCTGCCGGATCAGCTGGCCGGTACCATGAATCTGTCCGTGGAAGAGATGCATGAAATGCATGATTATGAAACCACGCTGACCGCCAAGTATCTACGGATTTTCATGATCCTGGCCATAACCCTGGAACTGCTCGATATTATTTTTCGCGGGTACACGGCGGTCAAGTCTTGGGATATTGTGCGCGAAGTCATCTACGAGCGTGATTTTGTTAAGATTTTCGTTTTCCAGTACGGAATCGGGAATGCTCTTCCCTTCGTGATGCTGTTGTTACCGGGATTGACAACACGGCGTGCCTGTTTAGCGAGTGTGCTGGTGCTGTTCGGGGTGTTCATGATGCGCTGGAACGTAGTTATCGGTGGGCAGTCTTTTTCGCTAACCTTCGACGGCTTCATGGACTATGTCATGCCGATTATCCCCCACAATTTGGAAACTTTCAAAGAGGGTCTGGGGGGAGCTTTGTTGGTTGCAGCGACACCGTTTGTGATCTTTTATTTCCTCAACATGATCTTCCCGGCGTTCTACAATGATGATGAAGCTCATTAA
- a CDS encoding lipopolysaccharide assembly protein LapA domain-containing protein translates to MRWKLYLSLILLTLVLIFVMQNTETVVFNFLFWNFGLPRALLLLVVFVAGITTGLLLVASKRPSRSKNSQKKTAE, encoded by the coding sequence ATGCGCTGGAAACTTTACCTCTCATTGATTTTGTTGACCCTGGTGTTGATTTTTGTCATGCAAAACACCGAAACGGTCGTTTTTAATTTTTTATTCTGGAACTTTGGACTACCTCGCGCATTACTCCTGCTCGTGGTTTTTGTTGCCGGCATTACGACGGGACTGTTGCTGGTAGCCAGCAAACGTCCATCGCGGAGCAAAAATTCCCAAAAGAAGACTGCAGAATAA
- a CDS encoding isochorismatase family protein — MGKLKENFWLQPEQVALVVVDVQEKLVPAMNSRVSGALVQHIELLLEGFASLALPVIATEQYSKGLGHTISSLNAATRQSCIEKTSFSCCGEPSFMAALEKTGAKQVVLVGMEAHVCVLQTLLDLRDQGYTVHLVKDAVCSRFKSDFETAVATATAAGAVMTSTEIVLFQLVGGATHPGFKTVSQLARRRTL; from the coding sequence ATGGGGAAGTTAAAGGAGAACTTCTGGCTACAGCCCGAGCAGGTGGCACTGGTTGTAGTCGACGTGCAGGAGAAGTTGGTTCCCGCCATGAACAGTCGGGTCAGTGGCGCACTGGTCCAGCATATTGAACTGCTGCTGGAGGGGTTTGCTTCCTTGGCGCTGCCGGTGATTGCGACCGAACAATATTCCAAGGGCTTGGGTCATACCATCTCCAGCCTTAATGCGGCGACGCGCCAGAGTTGTATCGAGAAGACCAGTTTCTCTTGCTGCGGCGAACCCAGCTTCATGGCCGCGCTTGAAAAAACCGGGGCTAAACAGGTGGTTCTGGTCGGGATGGAAGCGCATGTCTGTGTGTTGCAGACCCTGCTCGATCTGCGCGATCAGGGTTATACGGTGCATCTGGTAAAAGACGCCGTCTGCTCACGCTTTAAGTCGGATTTTGAAACGGCAGTTGCTACTGCTACTGCCGCTGGTGCCGTGATGACCAGTACTGAGATCGTGCTTTTCCAATTGGTCGGCGGTGCTACGCATCCCGGTTTCAAAACAGTTTCCCAGCTGGCCCGGCGGCGCACCCTCTGA
- a CDS encoding TraR/DksA family transcriptional regulator, whose protein sequence is MDDLTAAQQDELCSMIRQGCVELEQSLERSSASSKPIDLDEPIGRLSRVAAMQQQQMALAGRQAQTRRLQLLRNALQAIASNQYGTCRRCEEPIGYQRLKVQPESPFCRECQSCSEKL, encoded by the coding sequence ATGGATGACCTGACCGCTGCGCAGCAGGACGAATTATGCTCCATGATCCGGCAAGGTTGTGTCGAGTTGGAGCAGTCGCTCGAAAGGTCCAGCGCAAGCAGCAAGCCGATTGATCTGGATGAACCGATCGGGCGCCTGTCACGCGTGGCTGCGATGCAGCAACAGCAGATGGCGCTTGCGGGTCGGCAGGCCCAAACGCGGCGATTGCAACTGCTGAGGAATGCACTGCAGGCCATCGCGAGTAACCAATATGGTACCTGTCGGCGTTGCGAAGAACCGATCGGTTATCAGCGGCTAAAAGTTCAACCCGAAAGTCCCTTCTGTCGGGAGTGCCAAAGTTGTTCCGAAAAGTTATAA
- a CDS encoding DMT family transporter translates to MSNLFLLLAIFIGGAAATVQPPINARLAEKVGILEAATVSFLVGTLVLVLVSLSVGRGSFRGILQVEWWQLTGGLFGAFFVTLTILAVPKLGTGTVMAALIVAQLATGVVFDHFGLFGMRQIPFDLGRLAGVVLLMVGVALIYRR, encoded by the coding sequence ATGTCGAATCTGTTTTTGCTGCTGGCAATTTTTATCGGTGGTGCCGCTGCTACAGTTCAACCGCCGATCAACGCCCGTCTGGCCGAAAAGGTCGGGATTCTGGAAGCGGCAACCGTTTCGTTTTTGGTTGGAACTCTGGTGCTGGTGCTGGTGTCGCTCAGCGTCGGACGGGGTTCGTTTCGGGGGATTCTTCAGGTCGAGTGGTGGCAGCTGACAGGTGGACTGTTCGGCGCGTTCTTTGTCACGCTGACGATTCTGGCGGTGCCTAAGCTTGGGACCGGAACCGTGATGGCGGCTTTGATTGTGGCCCAGTTGGCGACGGGGGTTGTCTTCGATCATTTTGGCCTGTTCGGCATGCGCCAGATCCCTTTTGATCTGGGGCGTCTCGCCGGAGTTGTGCTGCTGATGGTCGGGGTCGCGTTGATTTATCGCAGATAG
- a CDS encoding UbiD family decarboxylase, with amino-acid sequence MGYRTLKQAVSELEKTGQLIRINQPIDPNLLAGAIQRRVYQAQGPALLFSNLEGCSFPAVANLFGTLNRTRYLFRDSLRRVETLVKLKIDPKQLFKHPSNLLRAPIAALHLVPKRVKSGPIMLQQTCIAELPQLKSWPMDGGAFITLPQVYTESPNHPGLRSSNLGMYRVQLSGNDYIENEEIGLHYQIHRGIGVHHREALALGRPLRVNIFIGGPPAMTVAAVMPLPEGMPELAFAGLLAGHRIPLVKGPGNLPMPAEADFVICGTIDPRQKKPEGPFGDHLGYYSLSHDFPLVKVDAVFHRPDAIWPFTTVGRPPQEDTSFGAFIHELTGTLIPEVLPGVKAVHAVDAAGVHPLLLAIGSERYTPYDHLQRPQELLTQANAILGQGQLSLAKYLLIIAENDHQRLDIHDIPAFFNHLLERVDWRRDLHFQTSTTIDTLDYSGDGLNRGSKVVIAAVGAARRELPLRVPETIKLPVGFDNPRLALPGVLLVKGPPCKTYQPGADLHLEQFCTSIDSANPLTTFPLILIVDDSNFCAATLNNWLWVAFTRSNPAADIYGVGETILAKHWGCTGPLVIDARIKPQHAPPLTDDPQIERQVDALGAKNGPLHGII; translated from the coding sequence ATGGGATACCGCACACTTAAACAAGCCGTTTCTGAACTCGAAAAAACTGGCCAGCTAATCCGCATCAATCAGCCGATCGACCCCAATCTGCTGGCCGGTGCGATTCAACGACGCGTCTATCAGGCACAGGGCCCGGCCTTGTTGTTTAGCAACCTTGAAGGCTGCAGCTTTCCGGCGGTTGCCAACCTGTTCGGCACCCTGAATCGCACCCGCTATCTGTTTCGAGACAGCCTGCGCAGGGTTGAAACCCTGGTTAAACTGAAGATCGATCCCAAACAACTGTTCAAACATCCATCAAACCTGCTGCGTGCGCCGATCGCGGCCCTGCATCTCGTGCCGAAGCGGGTCAAATCAGGGCCGATCATGCTTCAGCAGACCTGCATCGCCGAACTACCACAGCTCAAAAGCTGGCCGATGGATGGCGGAGCCTTTATCACCCTGCCGCAGGTTTACACCGAAAGCCCGAACCACCCGGGTCTGCGCAGCTCGAATCTTGGCATGTACCGGGTTCAGTTGTCGGGCAATGATTATATCGAGAACGAAGAGATTGGCCTGCATTACCAGATTCATCGTGGCATCGGCGTGCATCATCGCGAAGCCCTCGCCCTGGGCCGCCCGTTGCGGGTCAATATTTTCATCGGCGGTCCGCCGGCCATGACGGTTGCGGCGGTGATGCCGCTCCCTGAAGGGATGCCGGAGCTTGCCTTTGCCGGACTCCTGGCCGGACACCGGATTCCGCTGGTCAAGGGCCCCGGAAATCTGCCGATGCCAGCCGAAGCCGATTTCGTGATCTGCGGCACCATTGATCCCCGCCAGAAGAAGCCGGAAGGGCCCTTTGGCGACCATCTCGGCTATTACAGTCTGTCCCATGATTTTCCACTGGTGAAGGTCGACGCGGTCTTTCATCGCCCCGATGCGATCTGGCCCTTCACCACCGTCGGCCGACCGCCGCAGGAAGATACCAGCTTCGGGGCCTTTATCCATGAACTGACCGGGACCCTGATCCCCGAGGTGCTCCCCGGAGTGAAGGCGGTGCATGCAGTCGATGCCGCCGGTGTCCATCCGCTGCTGCTCGCCATTGGCAGCGAACGCTACACCCCCTATGATCATCTTCAGCGGCCTCAGGAGTTGCTGACCCAGGCCAATGCGATCCTCGGTCAAGGGCAGTTATCCCTGGCCAAATATCTGCTGATAATCGCTGAAAACGATCATCAGCGACTCGATATCCACGACATCCCGGCGTTCTTTAACCATCTGCTCGAACGAGTCGACTGGCGACGTGATCTGCACTTTCAAACCAGCACCACCATCGACACCCTCGATTACAGCGGTGACGGCTTGAATCGTGGCTCCAAAGTCGTGATCGCCGCCGTCGGTGCAGCGCGGCGTGAGCTGCCCCTGCGGGTTCCCGAGACTATAAAATTACCCGTCGGTTTCGACAATCCACGGCTTGCCCTTCCCGGGGTGCTGCTCGTCAAAGGCCCGCCCTGCAAGACATATCAGCCGGGAGCCGACCTTCACCTGGAGCAATTCTGCACCAGTATTGATTCGGCCAACCCTTTGACTACCTTTCCACTGATCCTGATTGTTGATGACAGTAACTTCTGCGCCGCGACCCTCAACAACTGGCTGTGGGTTGCATTTACCCGGAGCAACCCGGCAGCTGACATCTACGGTGTCGGCGAAACGATTCTGGCCAAGCACTGGGGATGCACTGGCCCTTTGGTGATTGATGCCCGGATCAAACCCCAGCATGCCCCCCCGCTGACCGATGACCCGCAGATTGAAAGGCAGGTCGATGCGCTCGGTGCCAAAAATGGACCGCTACACGGAATTATCTAA
- a CDS encoding DUF2141 domain-containing protein, translating to MILFLATRFSTLALLLLLGACGTSIPVATVPAGEGRLDLSFQSFRNSSGEALVFIYPGPPGFPDKDAPNIKRLHLPIHDRRAHITLGKLPYHVYAIAVLHDENMNGQMDKSLSGFPLEGFGFSLNPKPNFGPPDFKKARFLFASPSQQQSINIQYPQKKTKRLKPQAPPPG from the coding sequence TTGATTCTTTTTTTGGCCACCCGTTTCAGCACTCTCGCTCTTCTGCTCTTACTCGGAGCCTGCGGCACCTCCATTCCAGTTGCTACGGTTCCTGCGGGAGAGGGGCGATTGGACCTTAGCTTTCAAAGCTTTCGAAATAGTTCAGGAGAGGCGCTTGTCTTCATTTACCCAGGTCCTCCGGGTTTTCCAGATAAGGACGCGCCAAACATCAAACGTCTCCACCTTCCGATTCATGACCGGCGGGCCCATATTACCCTGGGAAAACTGCCCTATCATGTCTATGCAATCGCCGTACTTCATGATGAAAATATGAACGGCCAAATGGATAAATCTTTGTCCGGCTTTCCGCTTGAAGGTTTCGGTTTTTCACTAAATCCCAAGCCGAACTTCGGTCCTCCCGATTTTAAAAAGGCACGCTTTCTGTTTGCTTCCCCATCTCAGCAGCAGTCGATTAATATCCAGTATCCACAGAAGAAGACCAAGCGGCTGAAACCCCAGGCCCCTCCGCCCGGTTGA
- a CDS encoding dihydrolipoyl dehydrogenase family protein, which translates to MPYHPDILILGSGTTAFAGARLAAARGARVLMIEQSHLGGTCVNWGCIPSKTLIDKAEMYHAARRGMNWGLNLTAGRPDCKTLMALKRRAVETVRETHYELELENTPNLEVLRGHAAFLSPHEVQVGSDIIRCPKILIATGGTPRVVQIPGLNEVAYLTSYSALQLPCFPKSILILGGGVIALEMGQMFSRFGTRVTILERGPVLLSEFDIRLTSQFQQILEAEGVHFLFNVETDRVEQRGNEVCLHARVGAETLELCAERLMLAIGTTPVSEGIGLEKAGVQTLSTGFIRVDRQLRTTAPGIWAAGDVTGAPLIAPAGAREAMTAMENMLDPATASTIDHRLTPMAVFVDPEFATVGMSRLTAEANGIQALENYIDLDRVPKAHVMGDRQGGVLLCAEKGTGRVLGVQMLVPRAADIIHEATLAIRFNLSVVDLATTVHVYPSISDGLRLAAQDNARLQGLLDGPVMAEITK; encoded by the coding sequence ATGCCCTATCATCCTGACATTCTAATTCTCGGTTCTGGCACCACCGCTTTTGCCGGGGCCCGGCTCGCCGCCGCGCGAGGGGCCAGGGTCTTGATGATTGAGCAGAGCCACCTGGGCGGAACCTGCGTCAACTGGGGCTGCATCCCGAGCAAAACCCTGATCGACAAGGCCGAAATGTATCACGCGGCACGGCGAGGGATGAACTGGGGGCTCAATCTGACCGCCGGGCGTCCCGACTGTAAAACCCTGATGGCGCTTAAACGCCGTGCTGTCGAAACCGTTCGTGAAACACATTATGAGCTTGAGCTTGAAAACACGCCCAATCTTGAGGTCCTGCGCGGTCATGCCGCGTTTCTCTCGCCCCACGAGGTGCAGGTCGGTTCAGACATCATCCGCTGCCCTAAAATTCTCATCGCCACCGGTGGCACACCGCGAGTGGTTCAAATTCCCGGCCTCAATGAGGTCGCCTATCTCACCAGTTACAGCGCCCTGCAGCTCCCCTGTTTCCCTAAGTCAATCCTGATCCTCGGGGGTGGTGTGATCGCGCTGGAGATGGGACAGATGTTCTCGCGCTTCGGTACGCGAGTGACGATCCTTGAACGTGGACCGGTACTGCTGAGTGAATTTGACATACGTTTGACCAGCCAGTTTCAGCAGATCCTTGAAGCCGAGGGGGTCCACTTTCTGTTCAACGTCGAAACCGACCGGGTCGAACAACGAGGCAACGAAGTCTGCCTGCACGCACGGGTGGGTGCCGAAACCCTCGAGCTCTGCGCCGAACGCCTGATGCTGGCCATCGGGACCACCCCCGTCAGCGAGGGGATCGGGCTGGAGAAGGCCGGGGTGCAGACCTTGTCAACCGGCTTTATCCGGGTCGACCGTCAACTGCGCACAACGGCACCCGGGATCTGGGCGGCTGGTGATGTCACCGGCGCACCCTTGATCGCCCCGGCTGGTGCGCGTGAAGCGATGACCGCGATGGAGAACATGCTCGACCCGGCTACCGCCTCAACCATCGATCACCGTCTCACCCCGATGGCAGTCTTTGTCGACCCAGAATTTGCCACGGTCGGTATGAGCCGTCTCACGGCCGAGGCCAACGGCATACAGGCGCTCGAAAATTATATTGACCTCGATCGGGTCCCCAAAGCACATGTCATGGGCGATCGCCAGGGGGGGGTGCTGCTCTGCGCCGAAAAAGGAACCGGCCGGGTTTTGGGAGTGCAGATGCTGGTGCCGCGCGCGGCAGACATCATCCATGAGGCGACTCTGGCGATCCGCTTTAACCTCAGCGTAGTCGACCTGGCGACCACCGTCCACGTCTACCCCAGCATCAGTGATGGCCTGCGTCTGGCGGCTCAGGATAACGCCCGCCTGCAAGGGCTGCTGGACGGACCGGTGATGGCCGAAATCACCAAATAA
- the uvrB gene encoding excinuclease ABC subunit UvrB → MARFELKSEFSPAGDQPLAIAELVAGIERGDRHQVLLGVTGSGKTFTMANVVAQVQKPTLVLAHNKTLAAQLYGEFKELFPDNAVEYFVSYYDYYQPEAYVPSTDTFIEKDSAINEEIDKLRHSATRSLLSRRDVLIVASVSCIYGLGSPEAYFGMLLKLETGQEIERNALLKQLVEIQYERNDVDFHRGTFRVRGDSVEIFPAYEEKRAIRIEFFGDEIDAISEIDPLRGQVIGRLEETVIFPASHYVATRPTLERAVKEIQDELQLRIQHFRDNNQLLEAQRIEQRTLFDIEMMEEIGYCQGIENYSRFLDRRQPGEPPSTLLSYFPEDALMIIDESHVSVSQVGAMYRGDRSRKETLVNFGFRLPSALDNRPLMFEEFTARQPQTVYVSATPADYEMEQAQGVFVEQVIRPTGLIDPPIEVRPAVDQVDNLIGEIREVVAKNERVLVTTLTKRMAEDLTGYLQEIGIRVNYMHSDIKTMERMQIIRGLREGEFDVLVGINLLREGLDIPEVSLVTILDADKEGFLRSTRSLIQTCGRAARNVAGRVILYGDKITRSMQACLDETERRRKKQIAHNLEHNITPQSIKKSMHSILDGLGRVREDLSLAAEDLSHYGSPAALQKEITATKKQMLAAAADLDFEKAAELRDRMLLLEKRELLL, encoded by the coding sequence ATGGCCCGTTTTGAACTGAAATCCGAATTTTCCCCCGCCGGTGATCAACCCCTAGCGATTGCCGAGCTGGTCGCAGGGATCGAACGCGGCGACCGGCATCAGGTCCTGCTCGGCGTCACCGGTTCGGGAAAAACCTTCACTATGGCGAATGTGGTGGCCCAGGTGCAGAAACCGACCCTGGTGCTGGCACACAACAAGACCCTGGCGGCGCAGCTGTATGGTGAATTCAAGGAGCTGTTCCCGGATAATGCGGTCGAGTATTTTGTCAGCTACTACGACTACTACCAGCCTGAAGCCTACGTCCCCTCGACCGACACCTTCATCGAAAAAGACAGCGCGATCAACGAGGAGATCGACAAACTGCGCCACAGCGCGACCCGCAGCCTGTTATCGCGCCGCGACGTCCTGATCGTCGCCTCGGTGAGCTGTATCTATGGTCTGGGCTCACCGGAAGCCTACTTCGGCATGCTGCTCAAGCTCGAAACCGGACAGGAGATCGAGCGCAACGCCCTGCTCAAACAGCTGGTCGAAATTCAATACGAACGCAACGATGTCGATTTCCATCGCGGCACCTTCCGCGTGCGTGGCGACTCGGTCGAGATTTTCCCGGCCTACGAGGAAAAGCGCGCAATCCGCATAGAGTTTTTCGGCGATGAGATCGATGCGATCAGCGAGATCGACCCCTTGCGTGGCCAGGTCATCGGTCGGCTTGAGGAGACAGTCATCTTCCCGGCCAGCCATTATGTCGCCACGCGCCCGACCCTTGAACGCGCGGTCAAGGAGATTCAGGATGAACTCCAACTGCGCATTCAACATTTTCGCGACAACAATCAACTGCTTGAGGCCCAACGGATCGAGCAACGCACGCTGTTCGACATCGAGATGATGGAAGAGATAGGTTACTGCCAGGGGATCGAGAACTATTCACGTTTTCTCGACCGCCGTCAGCCCGGCGAGCCGCCCTCGACGCTGCTCAGCTACTTCCCCGAGGACGCGCTGATGATTATCGATGAGAGCCATGTCAGCGTCAGTCAGGTGGGTGCCATGTACCGCGGCGACCGCTCGCGCAAGGAGACCCTGGTCAACTTCGGCTTCCGTCTCCCCTCGGCGCTGGACAACCGACCGCTTATGTTCGAGGAGTTCACCGCCAGACAACCCCAAACAGTCTATGTTTCCGCGACCCCGGCCGACTACGAGATGGAACAGGCTCAGGGGGTCTTTGTTGAACAGGTGATCCGTCCGACCGGACTCATCGACCCACCGATCGAGGTGCGCCCCGCCGTCGATCAGGTCGACAACCTGATCGGGGAAATCCGCGAGGTGGTGGCCAAAAACGAGCGCGTGCTTGTAACCACCCTGACCAAGCGCATGGCCGAGGATTTGACCGGCTACCTGCAGGAGATCGGCATCCGCGTAAACTACATGCACTCCGATATCAAGACCATGGAGCGGATGCAGATTATCCGCGGTCTACGTGAGGGGGAGTTCGATGTGCTGGTAGGGATCAACCTGCTGCGCGAGGGGCTGGATATCCCCGAGGTCTCGCTGGTGACCATCCTGGATGCTGACAAGGAGGGTTTTTTACGCTCAACCCGGTCCCTGATCCAGACTTGCGGGCGGGCGGCGCGCAACGTCGCCGGACGCGTCATTCTGTACGGTGACAAGATCACCCGTTCGATGCAGGCCTGTCTGGACGAGACCGAACGCCGGCGCAAAAAACAGATTGCCCATAACCTCGAACATAACATCACCCCGCAATCGATTAAAAAATCGATGCACTCGATCCTCGACGGTCTGGGCCGTGTTCGCGAAGATCTTTCCCTCGCCGCTGAGGACCTGAGTCATTACGGCAGTCCAGCGGCGCTGCAGAAAGAGATCACAGCGACCAAAAAACAGATGCTCGCGGCAGCAGCTGACCTCGATTTTGAAAAAGCCGCGGAGCTGCGCGACAGGATGCTTCTTCTGGAGAAGCGTGAATTACTGCTGTGA
- a CDS encoding M23 family metallopeptidase codes for MKIATLILCSLLFTTPALALISRLQPGGYYFGQAPPGSQVFYRDKPLHLTADQHFILGFGRDAELRQQLTLLSPDGQKSELFLQLEPRSYRIQKINGISKRMMEPSAEELVRIQREAALASSARQHFSNLSNFREPFIWPLKGRISGVYGSQRILNGEPRRPHYGIDIAAPQGSPVIAPAGGTVRLAHQGMFFSGKTLIIDHGFGLSSTFLHLSKILVKKGQRVKQGEKIALVGASGRVTGPHLDWRINWFNERLDPALWVPSMSR; via the coding sequence ATGAAAATCGCAACCCTGATCCTTTGCAGCCTGCTGTTCACAACCCCGGCCCTGGCCCTGATAAGCAGGCTGCAGCCCGGGGGATATTACTTTGGTCAGGCCCCACCCGGTAGCCAGGTTTTCTACCGGGATAAACCGCTCCATCTGACCGCGGACCAGCATTTTATTCTCGGTTTCGGTCGCGACGCCGAGCTCCGGCAGCAGCTGACCCTGCTTTCTCCAGATGGCCAAAAATCAGAGCTGTTTCTCCAGCTCGAACCTCGCAGCTACCGGATTCAGAAAATCAACGGCATCAGCAAGCGGATGATGGAGCCCTCAGCTGAAGAGCTGGTGAGGATTCAACGGGAGGCCGCTCTCGCCAGCTCCGCCCGTCAGCATTTCAGCAACCTCTCAAATTTCAGGGAACCCTTCATCTGGCCGCTCAAGGGCAGAATCAGCGGGGTTTATGGCAGCCAGCGCATCCTGAATGGTGAACCCCGACGCCCACATTATGGGATCGATATCGCTGCGCCCCAAGGAAGCCCGGTTATCGCCCCGGCCGGTGGTACTGTACGTCTCGCCCACCAGGGGATGTTCTTCTCCGGCAAAACCCTGATCATCGATCACGGCTTCGGCCTCTCTTCCACCTTTCTCCACCTGAGCAAGATTCTGGTCAAAAAAGGGCAACGGGTCAAACAGGGGGAAAAGATCGCCCTGGTCGGCGCCAGCGGTCGCGTCACCGGACCGCACCTCGACTGGCGGATCAACTGGTTTAATGAAAGGCTCGACCCGGCGTTATGGGTGCCGTCGATGTCGAGATAG